A window of the Lactuca sativa cultivar Salinas chromosome 5, Lsat_Salinas_v11, whole genome shotgun sequence genome harbors these coding sequences:
- the LOC111895528 gene encoding uncharacterized protein LOC111895528, giving the protein MGDNGNENNNGNRGFEGTNPLIVCATINADNFEFKPVMLQMINNNGLFGGMPSDEPLSHLRSFNQMCDNFKQRGMTTDAFRLRLFPYTLQGKARDWFESLPSDSISTWEELREKFLKRFFPPTRNANLRNAITSFRQMDGEWLWEVWERWNNLLRKCPTHRLPDDVKLGTFYQGLDAQTRMLVDTSAGGALLTKSYEESVEILDRITTNNFQCATDRIHVGGSKRSTSAEVRLAAQNDALVVELATIKSMMKNMMSSGGSNEKKVAMILCAVCQGVHDYSECPQNPESVFFMGSLNFPRQNNPYSETYNPGWRNHPNFSWGGHQQQQIQPQQEQFQQRPQNPPGFFQMPNQQVRPQGGAFHQASGSISKPTASSSNQEMSPFEKAMMEFMIKQDQKTEAREKNQAIAMRNLENQLGQLAQALNSREPRTLPSNTKNLGNVNDKRQRNAITLRLGKELTPKNHDLPVTDDEQHSVSVETDKKKQDVKDDEKEYVEIEDITDEEYGQKKLNKERPTSSSPSVGNEKKALEKDTRTGATVALTTLPFPPRQNKSKVDDGQFKKFLEILSQIHINIPFVEALKQTPTYAKFMKEVLTRKRVWREFDTVAMTKSCTSIIKNKLPVKKDDPGSFILPCKFGKLDKIGLCDFGASINLMPLSIFQKLRLGEARPTTVSLQLADRSMVYPEGKIEDIIIKVDNFFISADFIILDYEAEDDCGIILGRAFLATTEALIDVKKGEVTLRVNDEQKTFNMFKAIKQSSNVEECSFIRVMDGLVDLKEAHLSKVTHNIEENREPTVKSVVSLVKEKHDLNDSVIESSLPSLEKVYDLELK; this is encoded by the coding sequence ATGGGAGATAACGGAAACGAAAACAATAATGGAAACAGAGGTTTCGAAGGAACAAACCCGCTGATTGTTTGCGCAACAATTAATGCtgacaattttgaattcaaacccGTGATGCTTCAGATGATCAACAACAATGGTCTCTTTGGAGGAATGCCTAGTGATGAGCCCTTGTCCCATCTGCGTTCCTTTAACCAGATGTGCGATAATTTCAAACAAAGAGGCATGACAACTGATGCATTTAGGTTGAGATTATTTCCTTACACACTACAAGGGAAAGCCCGAGACTGGTTTGAATCTTTGCCTTCTGATTCCATCTCCACTTGGGAGGAATTAAGAGAAAAATTCCTAAAAAGATTTTTCCCACCCACTCGAAATGCAAATCTAAGAAACGCCATCACATCATTCCGACAAATGGATGGTGAATGGTTATGGGAAGTGTGGGAGAGATGGAACAATTTGCTAAGAAAATGTCCAACACATCGACTCCCTGATGATGTGAAACTTGGGACATTTTACCAAGGTTTGGATGCTCAAACACGCATGCTGGTAGATACATCAGCTGGAGGAGCATTGCTTACAAAGAGCTATGAAGAGAGTGTGGAGATTTTGGATAGAATAACAACCAATAATTTCCAGTGTGCCACAGATAGGATACATGTAGGAGGTTCAAAAAGAAGTACATCAGCTGAAGTTCGACTTGCAGCTCAAAATGATGCGTTGGTAGTTGAGTTGGCCACAATCAAGAGCATGATGAAGAATATGATGTCGAGTGGTGGGTCAAATGAAAAGAAAGTTGCTATGATTTTGTGCGCGGTTTGTCAAGGAGTGCATGATTATAGTGAGTGCCCACAAAATCCTGAATCTGTATTTTTCATGGGAAGTCTAAATTTCCCACGACAAAACAACCCATACTCTGAAACATACAATCCAGGGTGGAGAAATCATCCCAATTTCTCATGGGGTGGacatcaacaacaacaaattCAACCTCAACAAGAGCAGTTTCAGCAAAGGCCTCAAAACCCACCGGGGTTTTTTCAAATGCCAAATCAGCAAGTGAGACCACAAGGAGGTGCATTCCACCAGGCATCAGGAAGTATTTCAAAACCAACAGCGTCTTCATCAAATCAAGAGATGTCACCTTTCGAGAAGGCCATGATGGAGTTTATGATCAAACAAGATCAAAAGACTGAGGCACGTGAAAAGAATCAAGCAATTGCCATGAGAAATTTGGAAAATCAATTAGGGCAATTAGCACAAGCACTGAACTCACGAGAACCTAGAACGTTGCCAAGTAACACCAAAAATCTAGGTAATGTCAATGATAAGAGGCAACGCAATGCCATCACACTTAGATTGGGAAAGGAGTTAACTCCAAAGAATCATGACTTACCAGTCACCGATGATGAGCAACACTCGGTAAGTGTTGAGACTGATAAGAAAAAGCAAGATGTAAAAGATGATGAAAAAGAGTATGTTGAGATTGAGGACATAACCGATGAGGAGTACGGGCAGAAGAAACTAAACAAGGAACGTCCAACAAGTTCAAGTCCAAGTGTTGGGAATGAAAAGAAAGCCTTAGAAAAAGATACTCGAACTGGTGCGACAGTTGCACTAACAACTTTGCCTTTCCCACCTAGGCAAAATAAGTCTAAAGTCGATGATGGGCAATTTAAGAAGTTTCTAGAGATCCTTTCTCAAATTCATATCAACATCCCTTTTGTTGAAGCCTTGAAACAAACGCCCACATATGCAAAGTTCATGAAGGAAGTTCTTACAAGGAAAAGAGTTTGGAGAGAGTTTGATACTGTTGCAATGACGAAAAGTTGCACATCAATAATCAAAAACAAATTACCTGTGAAGAAGGATGATCCAGGTAGTTTCATTCTGCCGTGCAAATTTGGAAAACTTGACAAAATAGGTTTGTGCGACTTCGGTGCAAGTATTAATTTAATGCCTTTgtcaatttttcaaaaattaagacTTGGTGAAGCTAGACCGACCACCGTTTCACTCCAGCTAGCAGACCGATCGATGGTATATCCAGAAGGTAAAATAGAGGATATCATTATCAAAGTTGATAATTTTTTCATTTCAGCTGATTTTATCATTTTGGATTATGAAGCTGAAGATGATTGTGGAATAATTTTAGGGAGGGCATTTTTGGCAACTACTGAAGCTTTAATTGATGTCAAAAAGGGAGAGGTTACATTGAGAGTAAATGATGAGCAAAAGACATTTAATATGTTTAAGGCTATCAAACAGTCCTCTAATGTGGAAGAATGCTCATTCATACGAGTCATGGATGGATTGGTAGATTTAAAGGAGGCCCACTTGAGTAAGGTGACTCATAACATTGAGGAAAATAGAGAGCCCACAGTTAAAAGCGTAGTGAGTCTGGTCAAGGAGAAGCATGACTTGAATGATAGTGTGATTGAATCATCTTTGCCATCCCTTGAAAAAGTATATGATTTAGAGTTGAAGTGA
- the LOC111895527 gene encoding uncharacterized protein LOC111895527 encodes MTSFGANEDDSINKGRAPYVFKFSGQIYHWIGYFYPQDVHPPRFLQLYMCDTENEVANRLHSFHGEGEVLLSADVVDSLSHMLHKHNEYIRTFKTAKEIAQSMNLDSYGVCLFNVVLDRRYGPPAPGSLGCIVCGDDVTGAMYDIIVYSKSGSPRRVSKLHPTYMPLQYPLLFPYGEEGWYPALNLRINSNRSLTNNMYFNYEIHDRHTYSLILHSRNLFHQYLVDAYTCIEQSRLGFIEHHQQQLRIKYISGVYDTKSKGDIDSRVIGKGVFLPATFVGGPRYMYKHYQDALAICKVHGKPQYFITFTCNVKWPEYRRYMDVIGQRDIQNKPDIIARIFKIKVHAFINFLKEDKTFGDIFTPLNSKKRDLPHCHTLLWVTSPFRIQEGVNIDKYITVELPDPILEPALYRTVTTCMLHGPCGSLNIGTPCMVDDRCVKRFPKPFNPLTIFYENGYVHYRRRAGSYHVLQSGVRTDNGYVVSYNKRLCSRFDAHINVEYCGWNMMIKYLFKYISKGFDRVRFTLQTLEANTTASSSTIPVVVNEIKLFLDGRYICPHEAAWRILNFPIHERDPPVQVLAVHLEGMQPTIFKENSQLGSLIDTPSFGVTTLTEWLENNQRDLTYNDYPSKYSWDTKDKRWIHRTTITNTTIGRLAYVHPTDGELFYLRILLFYQKGCKSFYDIRTVRENTYLTFRDACEALGLTGDDKEWLTAFEEAASWATSSELRSLFCHLLLSCEVGNPLLLWEVAKPKMGDDIAYTFTANSIDPNVILRVDTLEQQILLEIQKTLLASTPSKSLVDFGLPTPSPSLLSILKNRLLLEETNYDTNLLISQNSSMVSQLNPDQVTIYERVVDAERNKNQLLLFVYGYGGDKGLESLINFVYGKDIIFNPSPEELSVRAIICMKNETADQVNALILSKTNSQEVVYNNCDSIKSQTHDSLELDTLYPLDYLNNLHFSGIPSHTLILKVNTPVMLMRNINQREGLCNGTHLIVTQLLPSVIEASIITGISVGKRVYIPRIKFVHNTSDLPFIFIRKQFPIKVCSAMTIKKSQGQSLKKVGLYLTNSVFTRTAICGFVKSYLTRFNKDSATKKEALPFNCTRNVLFKDLLARSNLLKHG; translated from the exons ATGACGTCTTTTGGTGCAAACGAAGACGACTCAATCAACAAAGGTCGTGCACCGTATGTGTTTAAGTTTAGTGGTCAGATTTACCATTGGATAGGATATTTTTATCCTCAAGACGTTCATCCACCCCGTTTTCTCCAATTGTACATGTGTGATACCGAAAATGAGGTTGCTAATAGACTTCATTCTTTTCATGGCGAGGGGGAAGTACTTTTGTCTGCAGATGTTGTAGATTCCTTAAGTCATATGTTACATAAACATAATGAGTATATTCGTACATTTAAGACTGCAAAAGAAATAGCTCAGTCAATGAATTTAGATTCATATGGTGTATGTTTATTTAATGTTGTACTTGACAGAAGATATGGGCCACCGGCCCCTGGAAGTTTAGGTTGTATTGTTTGTGGTGATGATGTTACTGGGGCTATGTATGACATTATTGTCTATTCAAAATCTGGGTCACCTCGGCGTGTCAGTAAGCTTCATCCAACTTACATGCCTTTGCAGTATCCATTACTATTCCCGTACGGCGAAGAAGGATGGTATCCTGCCTTGAATCTACGTATTAACTCTAACAGAAGTTTAACAAATAATATGTATTTCAATTATGAAATTCATGATCGACACACTTACTCTCTTATTTTACATTCACGCAATCTTTTCCACCAGTATTTAGTGGATGCATATACTTGCATTGAACAATCTAGGCTTGGCTTTATTGAACACCATCAGCAACAATTGCGTATAAAGTACATCAGCGGTGTTTACGACACTAAGTCCAAAGGTGATATAGACAGTCGTGTCATTGGAAAGGGTGTATTTCTACCTGCAACTTTCGTTGGGGGGCCTAGGTATATGTATAAACACTATCAGGACGCTCTTGCCATTTGCAAGGTTCATGGTAAGCCACAATATTTCATCACTTTCACTTGCAATGTTAAATGGCCTGAGTATAGAAGATACATGGATGTTATTGGTCAACGTGATATTCAAAACAAACCAGATATCATTGCACGCATCTTTAAAATCAAAGTTCATGCTTTCATTAACTTTCTTAAAGAGGACAAAACTTTTGGAGAT aTCTTTACACCATTGAATTCCAAAAAAAGGGATTTACCACATTGCCATACATTATTATGGGTTACATCACCCTTTAGAATTCAAGAAGGTGTAAATATTGATAAATACATAACCGTTGAGCTTCCTGATCCTATACTTGAACCAGCACTATATAGGACTGTTACTACATGCATGCTACATGGTCCTTGTGGTTCACTGAATATTGGTACCCCATGTATGGTAGATGATAGATGTGTGAAACGGTTTCCTAAACCATTCAACCCATTAACAATTTTTTATGAAAATGGTTATGTGCATTATAGAAGACGTGCTGGATCGTATCATGTCTTACAAAGTGGGGTTAGAACTGATAACGGCTATGTAGTGTCGTACAATAAACGTTTGTGTAGTCGATTTGATGCTCACATCAATGTAGAATATTGTGGTTGGAATATGATGATTAAGTACTTATTTAAGTACATTTCAAAAGGGTTCGATCGCGTTCGTTTCACTCTTCAAACATTAGAGGCAAATACTACTGCTTCTTCCTCTACCATACCTGTCGTTGTAAATGAAATCAAATTGTTTCTTGATGGTCGATATATATGTCCACACGAAGCAGCATGGCGCATCCTCAATTTTCCCATTCATGAACGAGATCCACCTGTACAAGTCTTGGCCGTCCATTTGGAGGGGATGCAACCTActattttcaaagaaaacagtcaGTTAGGCTCTTTAATTGATACCCCCAGTTTTGGTGTTACGACTTTAACGGAATGGTTGGAAAATAATCAACGTGACTTGACATACAATGATTACCCTTCTAAATATAGTTGGGACACCAAAGATAAGAGATGGATTCATAGGACTACCATAACAAATACTACCATTGGCAGGCTTGCGTATGTACATCCAACAGATGGGGAGTTATTTTATCTAAGAATTTTACTGTTCTACCAAAAAGGATGTAAATCATTCTATGACATTAGAACCGTTCGTGAAAACACATACTTAACTTTTCGTGATGCGTGTGAAGCGTTAGGGTTAACCGGTGACGATAAGGAATGGCTAACAGCATTTGAAGAAGCAGCGTCTTGGGCAACCTCATCTGAACTTCGTTCTCTCTTTTGTCATCTACTTTTGTCTTGTGAAGTAGGAAACCCTCTTTTGTTATGGGAAGTCGCAAAACCTAAAATGGGCGATGACATAGCCTATACATTCACAGCCAATTCCATAGATCCCAATGTAATTCTACGTGTTGATACACTAGAACAACAAATACTTCTTGAAATTCAAAAAACACTACTAGCTTCAACACCTTCCAAATCACTAGTTGACTTTGGATTGCCAACGCCATCTCCATCTCTTCTTTCCATTCTCAAAaatcgtcttcttcttgaagagaCTAATTATGATACAAATCTCTTGATTTCTCAAAATTCATCCATGGTATCACAATTAAATCCGGATCAAGTTACAATTTATGAAAGAGTTGTGGATGCTGAACGAAACAAAAACCAACTTCTATTATTTGTATACGGATATGGTG GAGACAAAGGATTAGAATCACTAATAAATTTTGTATATGGAAAAGACATAATTTTCAATCCATCACCTGAAGAGTTATCAGTTAGAGCCATTATTTGTATGAAAAATGAAACAGCTGATCAAGTCAATGCTTTAATTCTATCAAAAACTAATAGTCAAGAGGTTGTATACAACAACTGTGATTCTATTAAATCACAAACCCATGATAGCTTAGAACTAGATACCTTATATCCCCTAGATTATTTAAACAATCTTCACTTTTCTGGTATTCCTTCACATACATTAATTTTGAAAGTTAATACCCCAGTTATGCTAATGAGGAATATCAATCAAAGAGAAGGTCTTTGTAATGGAACACATTTGATTGTTACACAATTATTACCATCTGTGATTGAAGCTTCCATTATAACAGGAATATCTGTTGGGAAAAGGGTGTACATTCCAAGAATAAAATTTGTACATAATACCTCTGACCTACCTTTCATATTTATCAGAAAACAATTTCCTATTAAAGTGTGTTCCGCAATGACTATAAAAAAAAGTCAAGGCCAATctcttaaaaaggttggtttaTACCTCACAAACTCTGTTTTCACACGGACAGCTATATGTGGCTTTGTCAAGAGCTACCTCACCAGATTCAATAAAGATTCTGCTACAAAAAAAGAGGCATTACCATTCAACTGTACCAGAAATGTCCTCTTCAAGGATTTATTAGCAAGG agCAATCTCCTCAAACATGGATAG